From the genome of Capricornis sumatraensis isolate serow.1 chromosome 17, serow.2, whole genome shotgun sequence, one region includes:
- the MORC2 gene encoding ATPase MORC2 isoform X2, which produces MAFTNYSSLNRAQLTFEYLHTNSTTHEFLFGALAELVDNARDADATRIDIYAERREDLRGGFMLCFLDDGAGMDPSDAASVIQFGKSAKRTPESTQIGQYGNGLKSGSMRIGKDFILFTKKEDTMTCLFLSRTFHEEEGIDEVIVPLPTWNARTREPVTDNVEKFAIETELIYKYSPFHNEEEVMTQFMKILGDSGTLVIIFNLKLMDNGEPELDIISNPRDIQMAETSPEGTKPERRSFRAYAAVLYIDPRMRIFIHGHKVQTKRLSCCLYKPRMYKYTSSRFKTRAEQEVKKAEHVARIAEEKAREAESKARTLEVRLGGDLTRDSRVMLRQVQNTAITLRREADVKKRIKEAKQRALKEPKELNFVFGVNIEHRGLDGMFIYNCSRLIKMYEKVGPQLEGGMACGGVVGVVDVPYLVLEPTHNKQDFADAKEYRHLLRAMGEHLAQYWKDIAIAQRGIIKFWDEFGYLSANWNQPPSSDLRYKRRRSMEIPTTIQCDLCLKWRTLPFQLNSVERDYPDTWVCSMNPDPEQDRCEASEQKQKFPLGTLKKDLKTQEEKQKQLTEKIRQQQEKLEALQKTTPIRSQADLKKLPLEVTTRPSSEEPARRPQRPRSPPLPAVIKNAPSRPPSLQAPRPASQPRKAPVISNAPKPAAPAAREEASTSRLLQPPEAPRKPANALVRPASRATPAVQPPLPSPQSNSRSPREVPSPRALKTPVVKKPELPTKLSPATPSRKRSLGASDEEEAEEEAEKRKERSKRGKLAVKEEKKDLSELSDSSGEEDSGDFKSAQRDKGLHVEVRVNREWYTGRVTAVEVAKNAVRWKVKFDYVPTDTTPRDRWVEKGSDDVRLMKPPSPEYQSPDTHQEGREEAAAAPAGGSVAQQAVASAEPSTSDCIPIEPDTTAPSTNHETIDLLVQILRNCLRYFLPPSFPISKKELSAMNSDELISFPLKEYFKQYEVGLQNLCHSYQSRADSRAKASEESLRTSERKLRETEEKLQKLRTNIVALLQKVQEVSQATLSLQRTTWCLGGGGGLGTSCSLLPTHRNVWFQPWRHSILTRRAGGGAAAGPRPSHTHGIRLLPLFRHGDLQPGLRRLGVMKQRHSWFSR; this is translated from the exons AACCACTCATGAATTCTTGTTTGGTGCTCTTGCTGAACTAGTTGATAATGCAAG AGATGCTGATGCCACAAGAATTGATATTTATGCAG aaaggcgagaggaccttCGAGGAGGATTTATGCTTTGTTTTTTGGATGATGGAGCGGGAATGGATCCAA GTGATGCTGCCAGCGTGATCCAGTTCGGGAAGTCGGCCAAGCGAACGCCTGAGTCCACCCAGATCGGGCAGTACGGGAACGGGTTAAAGTC GGGCTCGATGCGCATCGGAAAGGATTTCATCCTCTTCACCAAGAAGGAAGACACCATGACCTGCCTCTTCCTGTCACGCACCTTTCATGAGGAGGAAGGCATTGATGAG GTGATAGTCCCGTTGCCCACTTGGAACGCTCGGACCCGGGAACCTGTCACAGACAACGTGGAGAAGTTTGCCATCGAGACAGAACTCATCTACAAATATTCTCCCTTCCACAATGAAGAGGAGGTGATGACTCAGTTCATGAAGATTCTTGGGGACAGCG GAACGCTGGTAATCATCTTCAACCTCAAACTTATGGATAACGGAGAGCCAGAGCTGGACATAATCTCCAATCCAAGGGATATCCAGATGGCAGAGACTTCGCCGGAGGGCAC GAAGCCGGAGCGCCGCTCCTTCCGTGCCTACGCTGCCGTGCTCTACATTGACCCCCGGATGCGGATCTTCATCCACGGGCACAAGGTGCAGACCAAGCGGCTCTCCTGCTGCCTGTACAAGCCCAG GATGTACAAGTACACATCAAGCCGGTTCAAGACCCGCGCGGAGCAggaggtgaagaaagctgagcatgtgGCGAGGATTG CTGAAGAGAAGGCACGGGAGGCAGAGAGCAAAGCTCGGACGTTGGAAGTGCGCCTGGGTGGAGACCTCACGCGGGACTCCAGG GTGATGTTGCGACAGGTCCAGAACACAGCCATTACCCTGCGCAGGGAAGCCGATGTCAAGAAGCGGATCAAGGAAGCCAAGCAGCG AGCACTTAAGGAACCCAAGGAGCTGAACTTTGTTTTTGGGGTCAACATTGAGCACCGGGGCCTGGATGGAATGTTCATCTACAACTGTAGCCGCCTGATCAAGATGTACGAGAAAGTGGGCCCGCAGCTGGAAGGTGGCAT GGCGTGTGGCGGGGTTGTCGGGGTCGTCGATGTGCCCTACCTGGTCCTGGAGCCCACACACAACAAGCAGGACTTTGCGGATGCCAAGGAGTACCGGCACCTCCTGCGGGCCATGGGGGAGCACCTGGCGCAGTACTGGAAGGACATCGCCATTG CCCAGCGGGGAATCATCAAGTTCTGGGATGAGTTTGGCTACCTCTCTGCCAACTGGAACCAGCCCCCATCCAGTGACCTGCGCTACAAACGGCGGCGATCCATGGAGATCCCGACCACCATCCAGTGTG ATCTGTGTCTGAAGTGGCGGACACTCCCCTTTCAGCTGAATTCTGTGGAGAGAGATTACCCTGACACTTGGGTTTGCTCCATGAACCCTGATCCTGAGCAGGACCG GTGTGAGGCTTCAGAGCAGAAGCAGAAGTTTCCCTTGGGGACATTGAAAAAGGACCTGAAGAcacaggaagagaagcagaagcaACTGACAGAAAAAATTCGCCAGCAGCAGGAGAAGCTGGAGGCCCTGCAA AAAACCACACCCATTCGCTCCCAGGCTGACCTGAAGAAACTGCCTTTGGAAGTGACCACCAGACCTTCCTCTGAG GAACCTGCACGTAGACCTCAGCGCCCTCGGTCACCTCCTTTACCTGCTGTGATCAAGAATGCCCCGAGCAGACCCCCTTCCCTGCAAGCTCCCAGGCCAGCCAGCCAGCCCAGGAAGGCTCCTGTCATCAGTAACGCCCCAAAGCCTGCTGCCCCGGCCGCCCGGGAGGAGGCCAGCACTTCCCGGCTGCTCCAGCCTCCCGAGGCACCCCGGAAGCCTGCCAACGCTCTGGTCAGGCCTGCGTCCCGGGCCACCCCAGCGGTACAGCCACCGTTACCATCTCCCCAGTCCAACTCCAGGAGCCCTCGGGAGGTCCCTTCCCCCCGAGCTCTGAAGACTCCAGTGGTCAAGAAGCCAGAGCTGCCCACTAAACTCTCCCCG GCCACTCCCAGTCGGAAGCGGAGCCTCGGGGCCTCTGAtgaggaagaagcagaggaagaggctgagaagaggaaggagaggtccAAGCGGGGCAAGTTGgctgtgaaggaggaaaagaaggactTGAGCGAG CTCTCAGACAGCTCTGGGGAAGAGGACTCGGGTGACTTCAAGAGCGCTCAGAGAG ATAAGGGGCTGCACGTGGAGGTGCGTGTGAATAGGGAGTGGTACACAGGCCGTGTCACAGCTGTGGAGGTGGCCAAGAATGCAGTGCGGTGGAAGGTGAAATTTGACTATGTGCCCACGGACACAACACCAAGAGACCGCTG GGTGGAGAAAGGCAGTGACGATGTGCGGTTGATGAAGCCCCCGTCCCCAGAGTATCAGAGCCCAGACACACACCAGGAGGGCAGAGAAGAGGCAGCGGCGGCCCCGGCGGGGGGTTCGGTGGCCCAGCAAGCTGTAGCCTCGGCGGAGCCCTCCACCTCTGACTGCATCCCTATCGAGCCTGACACCACCGCCCCCAGCACCAACCACGAGACCATTGACCTCCTCGTCCAGATTCTTCG GAATTGTTTACGGTACTTCCTGCCTCCGAGTTTCCCCATCTCTAAGAAGGAGCTGAGTGCTATGAACTCAGATGAGCTGATATCATTTCCTCTG AAAGAGTACTTCAAGCAGTATGAAGTCGGGCTCCAGAACCTGTGCCATTCCTACCAGAGCCGTGCCGACTCGCGGGCCAAGGCTTCTGAGGAGAGCCTGCGCACCTCCGAGAGAAAGCTGCGTGAGACCGAGGAGAAGCTGCAGAAGCTGAGGACCAACATCGTGGCACTCCTGCAAAAGGTGCAGGAGGTGAGCCAGGCCACCCTCTCATTGCAGCGGACCACCTGGTgtctcgggggcggggggggcctgGGTACCTCGtgctcccttctccccactcaCAGGAATGTGTGGTTCCAACCCTGGCGGCACAGCATCCTGACCAGGCGGGCTGGAGGTGGTGCGGCTGCTGGGCCTCGTCCCAGCCACACCCACGGTATCAGACTTTTGCCCTTGTTTAGACACGGTGACCTGCAACCTGGTTTGAGACGCCTCGGAGTCATGAAACAAAGACATTCTTGGTTTTCCAGATGA
- the MORC2 gene encoding ATPase MORC2 isoform X1, with the protein MAFTNYSSLNRAQLTFEYLHTNSTTHEFLFGALAELVDNARDADATRIDIYAERREDLRGGFMLCFLDDGAGMDPSDAASVIQFGKSAKRTPESTQIGQYGNGLKSGSMRIGKDFILFTKKEDTMTCLFLSRTFHEEEGIDEVIVPLPTWNARTREPVTDNVEKFAIETELIYKYSPFHNEEEVMTQFMKILGDSGTLVIIFNLKLMDNGEPELDIISNPRDIQMAETSPEGTKPERRSFRAYAAVLYIDPRMRIFIHGHKVQTKRLSCCLYKPRMYKYTSSRFKTRAEQEVKKAEHVARIAEEKAREAESKARTLEVRLGGDLTRDSRVMLRQVQNTAITLRREADVKKRIKEAKQRALKEPKELNFVFGVNIEHRGLDGMFIYNCSRLIKMYEKVGPQLEGGMACGGVVGVVDVPYLVLEPTHNKQDFADAKEYRHLLRAMGEHLAQYWKDIAIAQRGIIKFWDEFGYLSANWNQPPSSDLRYKRRRSMEIPTTIQCDLCLKWRTLPFQLNSVERDYPDTWVCSMNPDPEQDRCEASEQKQKFPLGTLKKDLKTQEEKQKQLTEKIRQQQEKLEALQKTTPIRSQADLKKLPLEVTTRPSSEEPARRPQRPRSPPLPAVIKNAPSRPPSLQAPRPASQPRKAPVISNAPKPAAPAAREEASTSRLLQPPEAPRKPANALVRPASRATPAVQPPLPSPQSNSRSPREVPSPRALKTPVVKKPELPTKLSPQATPSRKRSLGASDEEEAEEEAEKRKERSKRGKLAVKEEKKDLSELSDSSGEEDSGDFKSAQRDKGLHVEVRVNREWYTGRVTAVEVAKNAVRWKVKFDYVPTDTTPRDRWVEKGSDDVRLMKPPSPEYQSPDTHQEGREEAAAAPAGGSVAQQAVASAEPSTSDCIPIEPDTTAPSTNHETIDLLVQILRNCLRYFLPPSFPISKKELSAMNSDELISFPLKEYFKQYEVGLQNLCHSYQSRADSRAKASEESLRTSERKLRETEEKLQKLRTNIVALLQKVQEVSQATLSLQRTTWCLGGGGGLGTSCSLLPTHRNVWFQPWRHSILTRRAGGGAAAGPRPSHTHGIRLLPLFRHGDLQPGLRRLGVMKQRHSWFSR; encoded by the exons AACCACTCATGAATTCTTGTTTGGTGCTCTTGCTGAACTAGTTGATAATGCAAG AGATGCTGATGCCACAAGAATTGATATTTATGCAG aaaggcgagaggaccttCGAGGAGGATTTATGCTTTGTTTTTTGGATGATGGAGCGGGAATGGATCCAA GTGATGCTGCCAGCGTGATCCAGTTCGGGAAGTCGGCCAAGCGAACGCCTGAGTCCACCCAGATCGGGCAGTACGGGAACGGGTTAAAGTC GGGCTCGATGCGCATCGGAAAGGATTTCATCCTCTTCACCAAGAAGGAAGACACCATGACCTGCCTCTTCCTGTCACGCACCTTTCATGAGGAGGAAGGCATTGATGAG GTGATAGTCCCGTTGCCCACTTGGAACGCTCGGACCCGGGAACCTGTCACAGACAACGTGGAGAAGTTTGCCATCGAGACAGAACTCATCTACAAATATTCTCCCTTCCACAATGAAGAGGAGGTGATGACTCAGTTCATGAAGATTCTTGGGGACAGCG GAACGCTGGTAATCATCTTCAACCTCAAACTTATGGATAACGGAGAGCCAGAGCTGGACATAATCTCCAATCCAAGGGATATCCAGATGGCAGAGACTTCGCCGGAGGGCAC GAAGCCGGAGCGCCGCTCCTTCCGTGCCTACGCTGCCGTGCTCTACATTGACCCCCGGATGCGGATCTTCATCCACGGGCACAAGGTGCAGACCAAGCGGCTCTCCTGCTGCCTGTACAAGCCCAG GATGTACAAGTACACATCAAGCCGGTTCAAGACCCGCGCGGAGCAggaggtgaagaaagctgagcatgtgGCGAGGATTG CTGAAGAGAAGGCACGGGAGGCAGAGAGCAAAGCTCGGACGTTGGAAGTGCGCCTGGGTGGAGACCTCACGCGGGACTCCAGG GTGATGTTGCGACAGGTCCAGAACACAGCCATTACCCTGCGCAGGGAAGCCGATGTCAAGAAGCGGATCAAGGAAGCCAAGCAGCG AGCACTTAAGGAACCCAAGGAGCTGAACTTTGTTTTTGGGGTCAACATTGAGCACCGGGGCCTGGATGGAATGTTCATCTACAACTGTAGCCGCCTGATCAAGATGTACGAGAAAGTGGGCCCGCAGCTGGAAGGTGGCAT GGCGTGTGGCGGGGTTGTCGGGGTCGTCGATGTGCCCTACCTGGTCCTGGAGCCCACACACAACAAGCAGGACTTTGCGGATGCCAAGGAGTACCGGCACCTCCTGCGGGCCATGGGGGAGCACCTGGCGCAGTACTGGAAGGACATCGCCATTG CCCAGCGGGGAATCATCAAGTTCTGGGATGAGTTTGGCTACCTCTCTGCCAACTGGAACCAGCCCCCATCCAGTGACCTGCGCTACAAACGGCGGCGATCCATGGAGATCCCGACCACCATCCAGTGTG ATCTGTGTCTGAAGTGGCGGACACTCCCCTTTCAGCTGAATTCTGTGGAGAGAGATTACCCTGACACTTGGGTTTGCTCCATGAACCCTGATCCTGAGCAGGACCG GTGTGAGGCTTCAGAGCAGAAGCAGAAGTTTCCCTTGGGGACATTGAAAAAGGACCTGAAGAcacaggaagagaagcagaagcaACTGACAGAAAAAATTCGCCAGCAGCAGGAGAAGCTGGAGGCCCTGCAA AAAACCACACCCATTCGCTCCCAGGCTGACCTGAAGAAACTGCCTTTGGAAGTGACCACCAGACCTTCCTCTGAG GAACCTGCACGTAGACCTCAGCGCCCTCGGTCACCTCCTTTACCTGCTGTGATCAAGAATGCCCCGAGCAGACCCCCTTCCCTGCAAGCTCCCAGGCCAGCCAGCCAGCCCAGGAAGGCTCCTGTCATCAGTAACGCCCCAAAGCCTGCTGCCCCGGCCGCCCGGGAGGAGGCCAGCACTTCCCGGCTGCTCCAGCCTCCCGAGGCACCCCGGAAGCCTGCCAACGCTCTGGTCAGGCCTGCGTCCCGGGCCACCCCAGCGGTACAGCCACCGTTACCATCTCCCCAGTCCAACTCCAGGAGCCCTCGGGAGGTCCCTTCCCCCCGAGCTCTGAAGACTCCAGTGGTCAAGAAGCCAGAGCTGCCCACTAAACTCTCCCCG CAGGCCACTCCCAGTCGGAAGCGGAGCCTCGGGGCCTCTGAtgaggaagaagcagaggaagaggctgagaagaggaaggagaggtccAAGCGGGGCAAGTTGgctgtgaaggaggaaaagaaggactTGAGCGAG CTCTCAGACAGCTCTGGGGAAGAGGACTCGGGTGACTTCAAGAGCGCTCAGAGAG ATAAGGGGCTGCACGTGGAGGTGCGTGTGAATAGGGAGTGGTACACAGGCCGTGTCACAGCTGTGGAGGTGGCCAAGAATGCAGTGCGGTGGAAGGTGAAATTTGACTATGTGCCCACGGACACAACACCAAGAGACCGCTG GGTGGAGAAAGGCAGTGACGATGTGCGGTTGATGAAGCCCCCGTCCCCAGAGTATCAGAGCCCAGACACACACCAGGAGGGCAGAGAAGAGGCAGCGGCGGCCCCGGCGGGGGGTTCGGTGGCCCAGCAAGCTGTAGCCTCGGCGGAGCCCTCCACCTCTGACTGCATCCCTATCGAGCCTGACACCACCGCCCCCAGCACCAACCACGAGACCATTGACCTCCTCGTCCAGATTCTTCG GAATTGTTTACGGTACTTCCTGCCTCCGAGTTTCCCCATCTCTAAGAAGGAGCTGAGTGCTATGAACTCAGATGAGCTGATATCATTTCCTCTG AAAGAGTACTTCAAGCAGTATGAAGTCGGGCTCCAGAACCTGTGCCATTCCTACCAGAGCCGTGCCGACTCGCGGGCCAAGGCTTCTGAGGAGAGCCTGCGCACCTCCGAGAGAAAGCTGCGTGAGACCGAGGAGAAGCTGCAGAAGCTGAGGACCAACATCGTGGCACTCCTGCAAAAGGTGCAGGAGGTGAGCCAGGCCACCCTCTCATTGCAGCGGACCACCTGGTgtctcgggggcggggggggcctgGGTACCTCGtgctcccttctccccactcaCAGGAATGTGTGGTTCCAACCCTGGCGGCACAGCATCCTGACCAGGCGGGCTGGAGGTGGTGCGGCTGCTGGGCCTCGTCCCAGCCACACCCACGGTATCAGACTTTTGCCCTTGTTTAGACACGGTGACCTGCAACCTGGTTTGAGACGCCTCGGAGTCATGAAACAAAGACATTCTTGGTTTTCCAGATGA
- the MORC2 gene encoding ATPase MORC2 isoform X4 produces the protein MAFTNYSSLNRAQLTFEYLHTNSTTHEFLFGALAELVDNARDADATRIDIYAERREDLRGGFMLCFLDDGAGMDPSDAASVIQFGKSAKRTPESTQIGQYGNGLKSGSMRIGKDFILFTKKEDTMTCLFLSRTFHEEEGIDEVIVPLPTWNARTREPVTDNVEKFAIETELIYKYSPFHNEEEVMTQFMKILGDSGTLVIIFNLKLMDNGEPELDIISNPRDIQMAETSPEGTKPERRSFRAYAAVLYIDPRMRIFIHGHKVQTKRLSCCLYKPRMYKYTSSRFKTRAEQEVKKAEHVARIAEEKAREAESKARTLEVRLGGDLTRDSRVMLRQVQNTAITLRREADVKKRIKEAKQRALKEPKELNFVFGVNIEHRGLDGMFIYNCSRLIKMYEKVGPQLEGGMACGGVVGVVDVPYLVLEPTHNKQDFADAKEYRHLLRAMGEHLAQYWKDIAIAQRGIIKFWDEFGYLSANWNQPPSSDLRYKRRRSMEIPTTIQCDLCLKWRTLPFQLNSVERDYPDTWVCSMNPDPEQDRCEASEQKQKFPLGTLKKDLKTQEEKQKQLTEKIRQQQEKLEALQKTTPIRSQADLKKLPLEVTTRPSSEEPARRPQRPRSPPLPAVIKNAPSRPPSLQAPRPASQPRKAPVISNAPKPAAPAAREEASTSRLLQPPEAPRKPANALVRPASRATPAVQPPLPSPQSNSRSPREVPSPRALKTPVVKKPELPTKLSPQATPSRKRSLGASDEEEAEEEAEKRKERSKRGKLAVKEEKKDLSELSDSSGEEDSGDFKSAQRDKGLHVEVRVNREWYTGRVTAVEVAKNAVRWKVKFDYVPTDTTPRDRWVEKGSDDVRLMKPPSPEYQSPDTHQEGREEAAAAPAGGSVAQQAVASAEPSTSDCIPIEPDTTAPSTNHETIDLLVQILRNCLRYFLPPSFPISKKELSAMNSDELISFPLKEYFKQYEVGLQNLCHSYQSRADSRAKASEESLRTSERKLRETEEKLQKLRTNIVALLQKVQEECVVPTLAAQHPDQAGWRWCGCWASSQPHPRYQTFALV, from the exons AACCACTCATGAATTCTTGTTTGGTGCTCTTGCTGAACTAGTTGATAATGCAAG AGATGCTGATGCCACAAGAATTGATATTTATGCAG aaaggcgagaggaccttCGAGGAGGATTTATGCTTTGTTTTTTGGATGATGGAGCGGGAATGGATCCAA GTGATGCTGCCAGCGTGATCCAGTTCGGGAAGTCGGCCAAGCGAACGCCTGAGTCCACCCAGATCGGGCAGTACGGGAACGGGTTAAAGTC GGGCTCGATGCGCATCGGAAAGGATTTCATCCTCTTCACCAAGAAGGAAGACACCATGACCTGCCTCTTCCTGTCACGCACCTTTCATGAGGAGGAAGGCATTGATGAG GTGATAGTCCCGTTGCCCACTTGGAACGCTCGGACCCGGGAACCTGTCACAGACAACGTGGAGAAGTTTGCCATCGAGACAGAACTCATCTACAAATATTCTCCCTTCCACAATGAAGAGGAGGTGATGACTCAGTTCATGAAGATTCTTGGGGACAGCG GAACGCTGGTAATCATCTTCAACCTCAAACTTATGGATAACGGAGAGCCAGAGCTGGACATAATCTCCAATCCAAGGGATATCCAGATGGCAGAGACTTCGCCGGAGGGCAC GAAGCCGGAGCGCCGCTCCTTCCGTGCCTACGCTGCCGTGCTCTACATTGACCCCCGGATGCGGATCTTCATCCACGGGCACAAGGTGCAGACCAAGCGGCTCTCCTGCTGCCTGTACAAGCCCAG GATGTACAAGTACACATCAAGCCGGTTCAAGACCCGCGCGGAGCAggaggtgaagaaagctgagcatgtgGCGAGGATTG CTGAAGAGAAGGCACGGGAGGCAGAGAGCAAAGCTCGGACGTTGGAAGTGCGCCTGGGTGGAGACCTCACGCGGGACTCCAGG GTGATGTTGCGACAGGTCCAGAACACAGCCATTACCCTGCGCAGGGAAGCCGATGTCAAGAAGCGGATCAAGGAAGCCAAGCAGCG AGCACTTAAGGAACCCAAGGAGCTGAACTTTGTTTTTGGGGTCAACATTGAGCACCGGGGCCTGGATGGAATGTTCATCTACAACTGTAGCCGCCTGATCAAGATGTACGAGAAAGTGGGCCCGCAGCTGGAAGGTGGCAT GGCGTGTGGCGGGGTTGTCGGGGTCGTCGATGTGCCCTACCTGGTCCTGGAGCCCACACACAACAAGCAGGACTTTGCGGATGCCAAGGAGTACCGGCACCTCCTGCGGGCCATGGGGGAGCACCTGGCGCAGTACTGGAAGGACATCGCCATTG CCCAGCGGGGAATCATCAAGTTCTGGGATGAGTTTGGCTACCTCTCTGCCAACTGGAACCAGCCCCCATCCAGTGACCTGCGCTACAAACGGCGGCGATCCATGGAGATCCCGACCACCATCCAGTGTG ATCTGTGTCTGAAGTGGCGGACACTCCCCTTTCAGCTGAATTCTGTGGAGAGAGATTACCCTGACACTTGGGTTTGCTCCATGAACCCTGATCCTGAGCAGGACCG GTGTGAGGCTTCAGAGCAGAAGCAGAAGTTTCCCTTGGGGACATTGAAAAAGGACCTGAAGAcacaggaagagaagcagaagcaACTGACAGAAAAAATTCGCCAGCAGCAGGAGAAGCTGGAGGCCCTGCAA AAAACCACACCCATTCGCTCCCAGGCTGACCTGAAGAAACTGCCTTTGGAAGTGACCACCAGACCTTCCTCTGAG GAACCTGCACGTAGACCTCAGCGCCCTCGGTCACCTCCTTTACCTGCTGTGATCAAGAATGCCCCGAGCAGACCCCCTTCCCTGCAAGCTCCCAGGCCAGCCAGCCAGCCCAGGAAGGCTCCTGTCATCAGTAACGCCCCAAAGCCTGCTGCCCCGGCCGCCCGGGAGGAGGCCAGCACTTCCCGGCTGCTCCAGCCTCCCGAGGCACCCCGGAAGCCTGCCAACGCTCTGGTCAGGCCTGCGTCCCGGGCCACCCCAGCGGTACAGCCACCGTTACCATCTCCCCAGTCCAACTCCAGGAGCCCTCGGGAGGTCCCTTCCCCCCGAGCTCTGAAGACTCCAGTGGTCAAGAAGCCAGAGCTGCCCACTAAACTCTCCCCG CAGGCCACTCCCAGTCGGAAGCGGAGCCTCGGGGCCTCTGAtgaggaagaagcagaggaagaggctgagaagaggaaggagaggtccAAGCGGGGCAAGTTGgctgtgaaggaggaaaagaaggactTGAGCGAG CTCTCAGACAGCTCTGGGGAAGAGGACTCGGGTGACTTCAAGAGCGCTCAGAGAG ATAAGGGGCTGCACGTGGAGGTGCGTGTGAATAGGGAGTGGTACACAGGCCGTGTCACAGCTGTGGAGGTGGCCAAGAATGCAGTGCGGTGGAAGGTGAAATTTGACTATGTGCCCACGGACACAACACCAAGAGACCGCTG GGTGGAGAAAGGCAGTGACGATGTGCGGTTGATGAAGCCCCCGTCCCCAGAGTATCAGAGCCCAGACACACACCAGGAGGGCAGAGAAGAGGCAGCGGCGGCCCCGGCGGGGGGTTCGGTGGCCCAGCAAGCTGTAGCCTCGGCGGAGCCCTCCACCTCTGACTGCATCCCTATCGAGCCTGACACCACCGCCCCCAGCACCAACCACGAGACCATTGACCTCCTCGTCCAGATTCTTCG GAATTGTTTACGGTACTTCCTGCCTCCGAGTTTCCCCATCTCTAAGAAGGAGCTGAGTGCTATGAACTCAGATGAGCTGATATCATTTCCTCTG AAAGAGTACTTCAAGCAGTATGAAGTCGGGCTCCAGAACCTGTGCCATTCCTACCAGAGCCGTGCCGACTCGCGGGCCAAGGCTTCTGAGGAGAGCCTGCGCACCTCCGAGAGAAAGCTGCGTGAGACCGAGGAGAAGCTGCAGAAGCTGAGGACCAACATCGTGGCACTCCTGCAAAAGGTGCAGGAG GAATGTGTGGTTCCAACCCTGGCGGCACAGCATCCTGACCAGGCGGGCTGGAGGTGGTGCGGCTGCTGGGCCTCGTCCCAGCCACACCCACGGTATCAGACTTTTGCCCTTGTTTAG